The following coding sequences lie in one Plasmodium sp. gorilla clade G2 genome assembly, chromosome: 11 genomic window:
- a CDS encoding protein kinase, putative, whose product MGNTLDSNKSKNLFTYENYKYRGKLNNNNQPHGKGIILYNSGESFYCSFINGKKEGKGIYIDKNLTRYINIWKDDKVIGKVKVLPYNSNRVYYFYYKHDIIEKCIYFDNINNKESYHKHNNYSNDLHNNSHNHSYSDKEEKRNYSIEHTNYKEELYNYIDTTHMKKKNNNNNNNNNKIFNNNNIFNNKIFNNNHSEYNTSSSSLSYSSDSGNINLLDILKKKKKKSQILFPTQHKIFHHNINQSKFIKNDNLNGQRKNKMNISIYKKNERKNIFKYFSNNIENLNIENYETWSLKEVIQWLMLCNVPIKWIISFYKNNITGDKLKYININTVRNEFGIIAFGHAIKILQLIKNLQVTAYNKKFNNFIQIEEYKNYIRQKDNITKKKKKKNKETKKSNNMDKKYIDLAIHKNVKNIKNDTFQYNDDNINNCKNQKNYIHQNDYENKNIMNKKNLSFEYDNNEKKKKIIKCKKNKSLESSNDQYDLINDLSKDICSDSIFYNSSSLSSPLSYSNSFSDSSSCSSLERLPSYEKKLLSSSQSNIEHIKNLPLDVLSNNNNSENIKIKRSKSKYNNDKKKQKQFSFVLNKSSSEVSSSHSYTSESYRYNIKPSLQSSYNNSLVSSCSMSSTCPSSSSYISSLFSNASNDIVNFNRNKIIKYCNNIYMNTKLAYSYMNGFIIPHEDLIFIHPIENYYIDNTNEIYNINNRYIKDNIINHNFSFNKKNNTSFIDINTNIFSTNKEQNINNFVKYKKMKSRMFKGKYMGKEVAIKILVGKIKNFKKLHQILYNLYNMRHSNFVLIMGVSIHYPFIFIIYEYMKNKCLFSYLHCIKYKHVYISTFFQKYKTLLYNTQQEEIKKINTNKKKKKDYNNSNTEEEVPNEDQNNIDNQDTFLDLSEKSNISSDDNNSTDISQIQKENFHYLNNKIEENKDFNYDDNTSTLSDHSINNMKQSYYDVYKKKINIFNYEHNVLCGAYDNNDNNMYDNNMYDNNMYDNNMNHDNMYDNNFYDHHKNTSINSKEQHINQNLQQDTEQNNECTSYASQIKYNIKKSNFKNNIISHKKIQKCNEIQINQPYTFPPYQKELSSYLKNEKEKMKRKVLFSYLKTHVHFNSQQVNDQNDRLSVQKIMKIITDVTLACTYLEKEKMSPINLKPTNILLDDSLNAKISDFGISQIEECLDMNIDYSYIVSSNSVIKINKKEYEEKNAKKMKIVKKKNNDLLYLYDHNNNVYKYNTQYIDVSTDSSYPSIFYWTPPEILRGKKNKKFYSDIYAFGIILWQMLSNDIPFNYPFASHIMAAVGYANEELSFNNIPVSIQSLIKACVNRNRYKRPTFEHILKTISTLYQKANTKVEDALISFMDGT is encoded by the exons atgGGCAACACCCTTGATAGTAATAAATCCAAGAATTTGTTTACATATgagaattataaatatagaggaaaattaaataataataatcaaccACATGGTAAaggtattattttatataattctggGGAATCCTTTTATTGTTCTTTTATAAATGGCaaaaaagaaggaaaaggtatatatattgataagaATCTAacaagatatataaatatttggaAGGATGATAAAGTCATAGGTAAAGTAAAAGTTCTTCcttataatagtaatagagtctattatttttattacaaacATGATATCATTgagaaatgtatatattttgataatataaataataaagaatcttatcataaacataataattatagtaaCGACCTCCATAATAATTCTCATAATCATTCTTATTCTGATaaggaagaaaaaagaaattattcaATAGAACACACTAATTATAAAGAAGAattgtataattatattgatactactcatatgaagaaaaaaaataacaacaataataataataataataaaatttttaataataataatatttttaataataaaatttttaataacaatCATAGTGAATATAATACCTCTTCCTCATCACTATCTTACAGTTCAGACTCAGGAAATATTAATCTACtcgatattttaaaaaaaaaaaaaaaaaaatcacaaatattatttcctacacaacataaaatatttcatcaTAACATCAATCAATCAAAGTTTATAAAAAACGACAACTTAAATGGTCAACGTAAgaacaaaatgaatatatccatttataaaaaaaatgaaagaaaaaatatttttaaatatttttcaaataatatagaaaatctaaatattgaaaattatGAAACATGGTCTTTAAAAGAAGTAATTCAATGGCTCATGCTATGCAATGTACCCATCAAATGGATAAtaagtttttataaaaataatattacaggtgataaattaaaatatattaatataaatactgTCAGAAATGAATTTGGAATTATAGCATTTGGACATgcaattaaaatattacaattaATAAAGAATCTGCAAGTTACcgcatataataaaaaatttaataactTTATTCAAatagaagaatataaaaattatatcagACAAAAGGATAacatcacaaaaaaaaaaaaaaaaaaaaataaagaaacaaaaaaatcgAACAACatggataaaaaatatatagatttaGCTATTCATAAGaatgttaaaaatataaaaaatgatacctttcaatataatgatgataatattaataattgtaagaatcaaaaaaattatattcatcaaaatgattatgaaaataaaaatatcatgAATAAAAAGAATCTATCATttgaatatgataataatgaaaaaaaaaaaaaaattattaaatgtaaaaaaaataaatcattgGAAAGTTCAAATGACCAatatgatttaataaatgaCTTATCAAAAGATATATGTAGTGatagtatattttataactcatcatcattatcttcTCCCTTATCTTATAGTAACAGCTTTTCCGATTCATCTTCTTGCAGTTCTTTAGAACGTTTACCCTCatatgaaaagaaattattatcttcatcacAATCTAATATAGAACACATAAAAAACCTTCCTTTAGATGTCTTaagcaataataataattcggaaaatataaaaataaaaagaagcaaatcaaaatataacaatgataaaaaaaaacagaaacaATTCTCATTCGTTTTGAATAAATCAAGTTCTGAAGTGTCATCTTCTCATTCATACACTTCTGAATCATATCGTTATAATATTAAGCCATCCTTACAGTCATCATATAACAATTCTTTAGTATCTTCTTGTAGTATGTCTTCCACATGTCCTTCTTCCTCctcatatatttcttcattattttcaaatgCAAGTAATGATATTGTAAATtttaatagaaataaaataattaaatattgtaataatatatatatgaacacaAAATTAGCATATTCTTATATGAATGGTTTTATAATTCCACATGaagatttaatatttatacaccCTAtcgaaaattattatatagacaatacaaatgaaatatataatataaataatcgttatattaaagataatattattaatcatAACTtctcatttaataaaaaaaacaacacaTCCTTTATAGATATAAACACAAACATATTTTCAACaaataaagaacaaaatataaataattttgtaaaatataaaaaaatgaaaagtagAATGTTTAAAGGTAAATATATGGGCAAAGAAGTagctataaaaatattagttggaaaaataaaaaattttaaaaaactacatcaaattttatataatctatACAACATGAGACATTCAAATTTTGTTCTTATAATGGGAGTTTCTATACATtatccttttatttttattatttatgaatatatgaaaaataagtGTCTCTTCTCATATTTACActgtattaaatataaacatgtatatataagcaCTTTCTTTCAAAAGTATAAGACACTGTTATATAATACACAACAAgaggaaattaaaaaaataaacacaaacaaaaaaaaaaagaaagattataataatagtaatacgGAGGAGGAAGTTCCTAATGAggatcaaaataatattgataatcaAGATACATTTTTAGATTTATCagaaaaaagtaatatatcaagtgatgataataactCCACAGATATTAGTCAAATACAGAAAGAAAATTTTCATTACttaaataacaaaattgaagaaaataaagattttaattatgatgataatacaaGTACTCTTTCTGATcatagtataaataatatgaaacaAAGTTATTATGATGTATATAAGaagaaaattaatatatttaattacgAGCATAATGTATTATGTGGTGCATacgataataatgataataatatgtatgacaataatatgtatgataataatatgtatgataataatatgaatcatgacaatatgtatgataataatttttatgaccATCATAAAAACACATCAATAAATTCAAAGGAACAACATATTAATCAAAACCTTCAACAAGACACTGAACAGAATAATGAATGTACCAGTTATGCCtcacaaataaaatataatataaaaaaaagtaatttcaaaaataatattatatcacataaaaaaattcaaaaatgtaatgaaatacaaataaatcaaCCATATACATTTCCGCCTTATCAAAAagaattatcatcatatttaaaaaatgaaaaagaaaaaatgaaaagaaaagttCTATTTAGTTATTTAAAAACTCATGTACATTTTAATTCACAACAAGTTAATGACCAAAATGATCGTCTTAGTGTTCAAAAAATCATGAAAATTATAAc agATGTGACTTTGGCTTGCACTTATTTAGAAAAGGAAAAG ATGAGTCCTATAAATTTAAAGccaacaaatatattacttGACGATTCTCTGAATGCTAAAATATCCGACTTTGGAATTTCACAAATAGAAGAATGTCTCGATATGAATATTGATTATTCCTATATAGTTTCATCAAACAGTgtcataaaaattaataagaaagaatatgaagaaaagaacgcgaaaaaaatgaaaattgtcaagaaaaaaaataatgatttattatatttatatgatcataataataatgtgtataaatataatacacaATATATTGATGTTTCCACTGATAGTTCTTATCCATCCATTTTTTATTGGACACCCCCagaa atattaaggggaaaaaaaaataaaaaattttattcagATATTTATGCCTTCGGAATCATACTTTGGCAaatg cTATCTAATGACATACCATTCAATTATCCCTTTGCCTCACACATTATG gCTGCAGTTGGATATGCTAATGAAGAATTATCCTTTAACAATATCCCAGTGTCAATACAA AGTTTGATAAAAGCATGTGTAAATAGAAATAGATATAAAAGACCTACATTTgaacatattttaaaaacaatATCTACGTTATATCAAAAG gcaAATACCAAAGTAGAGGATGCATTAATTTCATTTATGGATggaacataa
- a CDS encoding U6 snRNA-associated Sm-like protein LSm4, putative, protein MVFPLTLLKCSQNQPVMVELKNGETYSGFLVFCDRFMNLHMKNIICTSKDGDKFWKISECYVRGNSIKYIRVQDQAIEQAIEETAEQKARNMGRGRGGRGRGRGGMNRGTYGRGRGGAMRRGGRGQ, encoded by the exons atggTG tTTCCCTTAACTTTGTTAAAATGTTCTCAAAATCAACCAGTG ATGGTTGAATTAAAGAATGGAGAAACATACAGTGGTTTTTTAGTTTTCTGTGATCGATTTATGAATTtgcatatgaaaaatataatatgtacatCAAAAGATGGAGATAAATTCTGGAAAATTTCAGAGTGTTATGTGAGAGGAAatagtataaaatatattcgtGTGCAAGATCAAGCTATAGAACAAGCCATTGAAGAAACAGCCGAAc aaaaAGCTAGAAATATGGGAAGAGGAAGAGGAGGACGTGGTAGAGGCCGAGGTGGCATGAATAGGGGCACGTATGGACGAGGTCGCGGAGGTGCCATGAGAAGAGGAGGAAGAGGTCAATGA